Sequence from the Mycobacterium florentinum genome:
TCGTTGCGGCTGCTCACCGGGACGCCTTTGGGCTCCCCGGTGGATCCCGAGGTGTACATGATGGAGTAGACCGCTTCGGCGTCGTGGTGCGACGGCACGGGATCGATGGGCTGCGCGCTGAGCAGCTTCTCGTAAGGCTCCCCCACCCCGGCACCGTCGAGCCCGACCAGGTGTACCGGCCGGTGTTCGGCGATACTGGTGGCCCGTTCCTCGAAACCGGGTCCTACCAACAGGACTGACACCGCCGCGTCGTCAAACTGGTGCATCATCTCGTTCATCGACGAGCGGGTCTTCAGTGCCGTATGAATGACTTTCGCCCGCGACGCGGCGAACATCAGCTCGATGTGTTCGGTGCGGTTCTCGGCAAGGACGGCAACGACCTCGCCGTCGGCCAAGCCGAGATCGCCCCGCAACGCGTGGGCTAACGCGTTGACCCGGCGGTCGATCTCGGCCCACGTCCACGTGTGATCGTTGTGAATATAGGCGGCCGCCACCGGGTCACGCTCGGCATTAACCCGAGGTAAGTCCCCGACGATCATCCTGCTCACAGGTCAGCCCCCGTTGACTCGCTGCGGCAGCTCTGCGACAGCAATACCAACGGCGGTTGTCTCACCGTTCTGATTCGTCGCACGGACATTTACCTCGACCAGGGGAGCACCGCCTTCCTCCCACTTGCGGGCGACAATGCCCTCACAGGTGGTCAGGTCGCCGACAATGTTGTGGTGGCGCACCTGAACGTTCAGCCGGCGCAGGAATCCGTCATCGCCGATCCAGTTGGTCATCAGATGTCCGAGCCACGAAATCCGCTCTGGGCCATAGTCATAGGCCGCTGGCACACCAACCCGCTGTGCCAGGTCGTTATCCCAGTGCACGCGCTCCGGCGGCTCGGGCACGCCCTGCAGATTCGGGATACCCAATGCCGGATGATCACGGAACATCTCGAAGGCCACACCGTGCGCCTTGACATAAAGGCTGCCCCAGCCCTGGGTGAAGGCGACGAATCCGGTGACGGTGCTGGGGCCCTTGAGAACGATCGGCAGTGTGTCGCCGACGTTCACATCATCGAAGTAAAGGGTGTCCTTACCGCGCGGCCGCTCGTTGGCGTAATGCTCAGCGATCTGGGCGATCTCGTCCTGGCTCCAACGGTAAGGCGCAACGTGTTGACGGTCGGCACGCTGCCGAGCGACCTCACGTTGCGTTCGGATGCACCACGAGTCGGCGCGGCAGATCTCCACGCCATCCTGGTTGACAAACCGAACCTCGTAGATCTGCTGGACCGCGCGGCCCGAGAACTTGCTCTCCAGATCACGCAACTCCTTGAGTACCGGGAAGGCCTGGATGGTGTCGCCCAAACGTATTGGGTGGCACCAATTCCAGTCGGTACCGGCAAACATGGCGTGGACGCCGGGCATCCCGGTGACGTATCCGCTCACCACTCGGTCGAAGGCGTACAGCATCGTGCCCGGTGCGGTCAGGCCGCCCCAGCGGGAGTCCTTCGCGTAATCGGGGTCGAGCCACAGCGGGTTGGTGTCGCCGATGCCCAGTGCCCAGTGCCGAATCGAGTCCCGGGTGGCCTCGGTGACATGCGGGTACGGCCGGTCGAAGGATGAGCCAATTTTTTCCCTCAGCGCGGCCAGCGATTCATCGGTGATGAGCGGAAACTGGGTCGTGCTGACGCCCTCATCTGTTGTCGTCAAGTCCGTTGCTCCTCTTTCTATTTCGCATTTTGTTGCCCGTCTATGCGCTGCCGGGCCGCCAAATCACTTGCAGCCGAGTGAATTCGTTCAGGCCCAGCGGCCCGTTCTCCACGCCGATCCCGCTGTGCTTGGCGCCACCGAAAGGAATGTGGGGGGCAAGTGCGAGATGGCTGTTCACCCACGCGGTGCCGCATTCGAGTCGCTGTGCCAGACCTGCTGCCCGCTCGGGATCGGCGCTCCACACCGATCCCGACAACCCGAAGGACGTCGAGTTGGCCCGTTGCATGGCATCTTCGGCATCGGTGTAGCCGATGACAGGAATGACCGGACCGAACTGCTCCTCGTCCACGATGCGCACCCCCTCGCTTACGCCTTGGAGCACGGTCACCGGGTGGAAGTAACCGCTGTCGGGTGCACTACCTGACAGCGCCCGCGCGCCGTGTGCGACCGCGTCCGCCACGAGACCGACGACGCGCTCGTGTTGGGGTGCGTTATTGATCGGACCCAGTTGCGAGGAACGTTCGGTACCCACTCCTACTCGCGCCGACCGCGCCCGGTCGGCCAGGGCATCAAAGAAAGCGCCGACGCGGTTCTGCGGCACATAGAGACGCTTGATGGCCGAACATGCCTGACCGCAATTCATCAACGCGCCCCAGAACAGCTTGTCGGCGATCGCATCCGGCTCGACGTCATCGAGGACGATCGCCGGGTCGTTACCGCCGAGCTCGAGCGTGGTGCGCTTGAGGTCACCCGCAGCCGACGCCGCCACCTTGTGCCCGGTGGCGACCGATCCGGTAAAGCTGATTTTGCGAACCGCCGGATGTGCCGTCATCGCAGCACCGAGATCGTGGTCGCCGCTGATCACGTTCAGCACGCCGGCCGGCAGGATGCCTCGTAGGAGTTCCCCGAGTGCCAGCGTGGCAGTGGGAGTGAACGGAGACGGCTTGAGAACGACCGTGTTGCCCGCGGCCAACGCGGGGGCCAGCTTCCAGTTGGCGAGAAGGATGGGGAAGTTCCATGGCGTGATGGCAGCCACCACACCGAGCGGCTTGCGGACACCGTCCACCCTTGCCGTGGCGTCGTCGTTGAGAAGCTCGGTCTCTTGCGCCAGCTTGGCGTAATAGCGAAACCAGTCGGCAGATGAGGTGAATTCATACTTGGCCTGTTTGAGGGGCTTGCCCTGTTCT
This genomic interval carries:
- a CDS encoding aldehyde dehydrogenase family protein — its product is MSTLAQFSMTIGGKSVASPTQFDVLDPATAQAVATAPMCTVDQLDEAMQSASAALPVWSADLDTRRAVLEEVATVLENAAEHLAAVLTAEQGKPLKQAKYEFTSSADWFRYYAKLAQETELLNDDATARVDGVRKPLGVVAAITPWNFPILLANWKLAPALAAGNTVVLKPSPFTPTATLALGELLRGILPAGVLNVISGDHDLGAAMTAHPAVRKISFTGSVATGHKVAASAAGDLKRTTLELGGNDPAIVLDDVEPDAIADKLFWGALMNCGQACSAIKRLYVPQNRVGAFFDALADRARSARVGVGTERSSQLGPINNAPQHERVVGLVADAVAHGARALSGSAPDSGYFHPVTVLQGVSEGVRIVDEEQFGPVIPVIGYTDAEDAMQRANSTSFGLSGSVWSADPERAAGLAQRLECGTAWVNSHLALAPHIPFGGAKHSGIGVENGPLGLNEFTRLQVIWRPGSA
- a CDS encoding FAS1-like dehydratase domain-containing protein codes for the protein MTTTDEGVSTTQFPLITDESLAALREKIGSSFDRPYPHVTEATRDSIRHWALGIGDTNPLWLDPDYAKDSRWGGLTAPGTMLYAFDRVVSGYVTGMPGVHAMFAGTDWNWCHPIRLGDTIQAFPVLKELRDLESKFSGRAVQQIYEVRFVNQDGVEICRADSWCIRTQREVARQRADRQHVAPYRWSQDEIAQIAEHYANERPRGKDTLYFDDVNVGDTLPIVLKGPSTVTGFVAFTQGWGSLYVKAHGVAFEMFRDHPALGIPNLQGVPEPPERVHWDNDLAQRVGVPAAYDYGPERISWLGHLMTNWIGDDGFLRRLNVQVRHHNIVGDLTTCEGIVARKWEEGGAPLVEVNVRATNQNGETTAVGIAVAELPQRVNGG